A single window of Zea mays cultivar B73 chromosome 10, Zm-B73-REFERENCE-NAM-5.0, whole genome shotgun sequence DNA harbors:
- the LOC100283695 gene encoding uncharacterized protein LOC100283695 precursor, producing MAWIWMVLAAGAVLLWAISLGRVLSSAAPSCVPSSPQFMPPLSGDRRSRNVLLVVAHPDDESMFFAPTILFLKSKGHSIHILCMSRGNADGLGDTRKEELYHACVSLKIPHEQVKVLDHPKLQDGFHEKWDHGLVAELTMEHVQLWAIDTIVTFDSYGVSGHPNHKDVHHGICKFLHTNRQGNVEAWELASLSILRKYSGPIDIWLSSLTSFAWTKQPIYTLVNSSPSRSYEAMAAHRSQWVWFRRLFVMFSSYTYINMLRRI from the exons ATGGCGTGGATCTGGATGGTCCTCGCGGCGGGAGCCGTGCTCCTGTGGGCGATCTCTTTGGGGCGGGTCCTCTCCTCCGCCGCGCCGTCCTGTGTGCCCTCGAGCCCGCAGTTCATGCCCCCTCTCAGCGGTGACAGGAGGAGCCGGAACGTGCTGCTGGTCGTCGCCCACCCCGACGACGAGTCCAT GTTCTTCGCTCCAACCATTCTTTTCCTCAAGTCGAAAGGCCACAGTATTCACATTCTGTGCATGTCTCGAG GTAATGCTGATGGTCTGGGAGATACTCGTAAGGAAGAATTGTACCACGCCTGTGTCAGCCTCAAG ATTCCACATGAACAAGTCAAAGTCTTGGACCACCCAAAATTGCAG GATGGATTTCATGAGAAATGGGACCATGGACTAGTAGCAGAACTTACCATGGAGCATGTCCAACTGTGGGCCATTGACACG ATTGTTACATTTGATTCATATGGAGTATCAGGTCATCCAAACCACAAAGATGTTCATCACGGCATATG CAAGTTTCTCCATACGAACAGGCAAGGGAACGTGGAAGCTTGGGAACTA GCAAGTCTCAGTATTCTTCGCAAGTACAGTGGTCCGATTGACATTTGGCTTTCTTCATTGACGTCCTTCGCATGGACAAAACAGCCAATCTATACTCTAGTTAACAGTAGCCCGTCCAGAAGCTATGAGGCAATGGCTGCACACAGAAGTCAGTGGGtttg